From Sporosarcina sp. Te-1, the proteins below share one genomic window:
- a CDS encoding DNA translocase FtsK — translation MERVIMLTWFKRVLNRIVKTDREHETDTEIDLEYEYEQVTNEEQQEQRIDSEPKHSPSFRFPIITDAEIYGWDEEEIVERSNPSTPPQELPEDDFEPVPLYENERWPGRNESVTIHRTESERRLDKSVLRVTGATMETALEPKYEKKQTNKPARNRPFTPTQVPSPVYGFRKPKKNVQTEDGLPFPESHADEPEVHIEADTKAMPYENTDLPFLEKDETNLQKDVPASSIVVELPEPEEMEELQQEQQIGHEVEEVQEDEFICEEPEETDIDNAEEPEPEFSEEMEAIADEVPTVEDETEDYVGDSHAEDEFVMDAEEESIIEEPVEREKVVPFNVLMLKSDKMKIDLTADRTIQNSEPTVSKTETVEEIIEPIVEEEEPYYAFPSLDLLIQPEEHIEDVEWLESQSVKLEEALSYFSIQANVMEAVQGPTVTRFELTVGHGTKVSKIRNLTDDLKLALAAEDIRIQAPIPGTSSIGIEIPNRRTRAVRISEVIQTERFRQSTSPLEAVLGLSLTGEPVTLDLRKMPHGMIAGATGSGKSVCINSILTSLMYKASPTDVKLLLIDPKMVELAPYNGVPHLLSPVITDVKAATAALKWAVDEMERRYELFAHAGARNIERYNEMVTDSRQFSLKMPYLLIVIDELADLMMTAPADVEVSISRITQKARACGIHLIIATQRPSVDVITGTIKANVPTRIAFSVSSQVDSRTIIDTPGAERLLGKGDMLYLGNGQSSSVRLQGTFVTDEEIERIIEHVQNEAKPDYLFGQEDLLANSIEEEETDPLFEEACKFIIEHGSASTSLLQRNFGIGYNRAAKLMDKMEKLAFISEQKGSKPRDVYLTQQDFEQYLNRFEQN, via the coding sequence ATGGAAAGAGTGATAATGTTGACTTGGTTTAAAAGAGTATTGAATCGAATTGTTAAAACTGATAGGGAACACGAAACTGACACGGAAATTGATTTGGAATATGAATACGAACAAGTGACGAATGAAGAGCAGCAAGAGCAGAGAATCGATAGCGAGCCAAAACATTCGCCATCCTTCCGATTCCCGATTATTACGGATGCAGAGATTTACGGCTGGGATGAAGAAGAAATTGTGGAACGATCGAACCCATCTACACCTCCTCAAGAATTGCCTGAGGATGATTTTGAACCGGTGCCGCTTTATGAAAATGAACGTTGGCCAGGCAGGAATGAGAGTGTGACCATCCATCGGACTGAGTCCGAGAGGCGATTGGATAAAAGTGTCTTACGGGTGACCGGAGCAACTATGGAAACCGCATTGGAACCAAAGTACGAGAAAAAGCAGACAAATAAACCAGCGAGGAACAGACCATTTACACCGACCCAGGTCCCTTCACCTGTTTATGGATTCCGGAAGCCGAAAAAAAACGTCCAGACAGAGGATGGACTGCCGTTTCCGGAAAGTCATGCCGATGAACCGGAAGTACATATTGAAGCTGATACCAAAGCCATGCCTTATGAAAACACTGATTTGCCTTTTTTAGAGAAGGATGAAACAAATCTTCAAAAGGATGTTCCAGCTTCCTCTATTGTTGTGGAGTTACCAGAACCAGAAGAGATGGAAGAACTTCAACAAGAACAGCAGATTGGTCATGAAGTAGAAGAAGTTCAGGAAGATGAGTTCATCTGTGAAGAGCCGGAAGAAACTGATATCGATAATGCAGAGGAACCAGAGCCGGAGTTTTCAGAGGAAATGGAGGCAATAGCTGATGAAGTTCCGACTGTCGAAGACGAGACAGAAGACTATGTTGGCGACAGCCATGCAGAGGATGAATTCGTCATGGATGCCGAGGAGGAAAGCATCATTGAGGAACCGGTTGAGCGTGAGAAGGTTGTTCCGTTCAATGTGCTCATGCTGAAATCCGACAAAATGAAAATTGATTTGACTGCTGACAGGACCATACAGAATTCAGAACCGACTGTCAGTAAGACCGAAACTGTGGAAGAAATAATTGAACCGATTGTGGAAGAAGAAGAGCCTTACTATGCCTTTCCTTCATTGGATCTTTTGATTCAACCTGAGGAGCATATTGAAGATGTTGAATGGTTGGAATCTCAATCGGTTAAACTGGAGGAAGCCCTTTCGTATTTCTCTATTCAGGCCAATGTGATGGAAGCGGTACAAGGACCAACTGTTACCCGCTTTGAATTGACGGTCGGTCATGGAACAAAAGTGAGCAAAATCCGGAATTTAACGGATGATCTAAAACTTGCATTAGCAGCTGAGGATATCCGTATTCAAGCGCCGATCCCGGGAACGAGTTCCATCGGCATCGAGATCCCGAATCGGCGAACACGAGCCGTACGGATTTCCGAAGTCATCCAGACAGAACGTTTCCGGCAATCGACATCTCCGCTCGAGGCGGTTCTTGGATTAAGTTTAACTGGAGAACCGGTTACGTTAGATTTGCGCAAAATGCCGCATGGAATGATAGCAGGTGCGACGGGATCAGGAAAATCGGTCTGTATTAACTCCATTCTGACGAGTTTGATGTATAAAGCATCTCCGACAGATGTGAAACTGCTCCTGATCGACCCGAAAATGGTCGAACTGGCTCCATATAATGGCGTACCACATTTGCTAAGTCCCGTTATTACTGATGTGAAAGCGGCGACTGCTGCTTTGAAATGGGCCGTAGACGAAATGGAAAGACGGTATGAACTGTTTGCTCATGCGGGCGCAAGAAATATCGAACGATACAATGAAATGGTTACTGACAGCCGCCAGTTTTCGTTGAAAATGCCGTACTTGCTCATCGTCATTGACGAGCTGGCAGACCTCATGATGACTGCGCCGGCAGATGTGGAAGTATCCATCAGCCGCATCACACAAAAAGCGAGGGCGTGCGGCATCCATTTGATCATTGCGACGCAGCGTCCATCCGTCGATGTCATTACAGGTACCATCAAAGCGAATGTCCCGACACGCATCGCATTTTCGGTCTCGTCCCAAGTGGACTCCAGAACCATTATTGATACGCCTGGCGCGGAGCGTTTGCTTGGAAAAGGGGATATGTTGTATTTAGGCAATGGCCAATCCTCCTCCGTCCGTTTACAAGGGACATTTGTCACGGATGAAGAAATTGAACGTATAATAGAACACGTTCAAAATGAAGCAAAACCGGATTATTTATTTGGTCAGGAAGATTTACTGGCCAATTCTATCGAAGAGGAGGAAACCGATCCCCTTTTTGAAGAGGCTTGCAAGTTCATTATCGAACATGGCAGTGCCTCTACATCCCTGCTGCAACGCAACTTCGGTATCGGCTACAACCGTGCTGCTAAGCTGATGGATAAAATGGAGAAACTCGCTTTTATTTCTGAACAAAAGGGAAGTAAACCGCGTGATGTCTATTTGACGCAACAGGACTTTGAACAATACCTAAATCGTTTCGAACAAAACTAA
- the murC gene encoding UDP-N-acetylmuramate--L-alanine ligase has protein sequence MTVFHFTGIKGSGMSSLAQILHDSMNEVQGSDVEKYIFTEDPLVERKIKILPFEEENIVPGLTIIAGNAFPDTHPELVRAKELGLDVIRYHDFLGDYMEQFTSIAVTGSHGKTSTTGLLSYVLSGFTPTSYLIGDGTGKGVKDSKFFVLEACEYRRHFLAYKPDYAIMTNIDFDHPDYFKDLDDVMEAFNQMAMQVKKAIVACGDDHHLQQIKANVPVVFYGFDESNDFFAKNIVKTAAGSSFDVYVRNEYFNSFSIPSAGDHAILNALGVIALCHYEGVPVDIIKNRLATFGGVKRRFTITECDGKTIVDDYAHHPTEIEATLQSAKQKYPDREIVAIFQPHTFTRTAALLDSFATSLSHADSVYLCDIFGSAREKSGTLTIEDLIKRVPGAKHLLLERIGELEEHGNAVYLFMGAGDDIQEYMNAFKRLIEQGETA, from the coding sequence ATGACAGTGTTTCATTTTACCGGAATTAAAGGATCGGGGATGAGTTCGTTAGCCCAGATCCTCCATGATTCAATGAACGAAGTTCAAGGATCAGACGTTGAGAAATATATCTTCACAGAAGATCCTTTAGTGGAGAGAAAAATAAAGATTTTACCGTTCGAAGAGGAAAATATTGTACCGGGATTGACGATAATTGCCGGGAATGCATTTCCGGATACACACCCTGAATTGGTGAGAGCGAAGGAACTCGGATTGGATGTTATCCGTTACCACGATTTCCTTGGGGATTATATGGAACAATTCACATCGATAGCCGTTACGGGATCGCATGGTAAAACGTCGACAACCGGTTTGCTTTCCTATGTATTATCTGGCTTTACACCGACTTCATATTTAATAGGTGATGGAACCGGCAAAGGTGTGAAGGACAGCAAATTTTTCGTTTTGGAAGCTTGTGAATACCGTAGACATTTCTTAGCGTATAAGCCGGACTATGCGATTATGACGAATATCGATTTTGATCATCCCGATTATTTCAAAGATCTTGACGATGTCATGGAAGCCTTTAATCAGATGGCGATGCAGGTGAAAAAAGCCATTGTGGCATGCGGGGATGACCATCATTTACAACAAATCAAGGCAAATGTTCCTGTCGTATTTTATGGTTTTGATGAGTCCAATGATTTCTTTGCGAAGAATATTGTGAAGACAGCAGCAGGATCTTCATTTGACGTATATGTCAGAAATGAATATTTCAATTCGTTTTCTATTCCCTCAGCGGGAGACCATGCGATATTGAATGCCTTAGGTGTTATTGCGCTCTGTCATTATGAAGGCGTGCCAGTCGATATTATCAAAAACCGGCTGGCCACATTTGGCGGGGTAAAAAGACGTTTTACCATCACTGAATGTGACGGCAAAACGATTGTGGATGATTATGCCCACCATCCGACGGAAATTGAAGCGACTTTGCAATCGGCGAAACAAAAATATCCAGACAGGGAAATCGTGGCAATTTTTCAGCCGCATACATTCACTAGAACGGCTGCATTGCTTGATTCATTTGCGACGAGCCTCTCTCATGCGGATTCTGTCTATTTATGTGATATTTTTGGCTCTGCGCGGGAAAAGAGCGGTACTCTGACGATCGAGGATTTGATCAAACGAGTGCCAGGAGCTAAACACCTTCTGCTGGAGCGGATCGGAGAGCTTGAAGAGCATGGGAATGCGGTCTATCTGTTCATGGGTGCGGGAGACGATATCCAAGAGTATATGAATGCATTTAAACGGTTAATAGAACAAGGAGAAACAGCTTAA
- a CDS encoding cell division protein FtsA yields the protein MTVATTLFALDIGTRSVVGLILQEEDGIYHVADLISVEHKERSMIDGQIHNILSVAKVITEIKAELELRHGPLKRVSVAAAGRALKTAEGSMEINTSEHAIMSMEDVNRLELGAVQQAQQKLLLSDSVPMDDYYYCVGYSVLRYKLDGEEIGSLIDQTGQSASVEVIATFLPRVVVESLLSALKRAELEMEALTLEPIAAINVLIPPSMRRLNVALVDIGAGTSDIAITNDNTVTAYGMVPIAGDEITEALSNHYLLDFPVAELTKRELAEEEVTITDILGFEQQVASAEVITILQPATERLAQSISEEIRRLNNGRSPQAVMVVGGGSLTPRLTDELSRCLELPLNRIGIRGLDALSGVTYADEIESSPALVTPIGIAIAARRAPIHYMSVTVNDKTIRLFELKEMSVGDALLAAKIKPGELYGKPGLGMSVTVNSQTIIIPGEHGTPSTLLVNGRPASTKDLLSNGDQIQLTRGENGADASASVRDLVGDIPAKQVIFNNMEKTISPTILLNGEKASVDTALHDRDEIQVIQKETITDLLAEWGTLATSQNPVQLFVNQKRIQTKYSVTTAYLVGGRTVSESYVVKDGDIIQTEPMTLPTIEQLAQEAGVHLFDQATVKFNGVPANIRKKRYVIRINGQVVEESAPPAPGDKIEFDAVDHAPIVFSDVFAFVEYDLPTTGPTHYQLMRNGEPIGFYDPIFSGDVLEIRFSDKLNI from the coding sequence ATGACCGTGGCCACCACACTATTTGCCTTGGACATCGGAACACGCTCTGTCGTCGGCCTGATATTACAAGAAGAGGATGGCATTTACCATGTTGCCGATCTCATCTCCGTGGAACATAAAGAACGGTCCATGATTGATGGACAAATACATAATATATTGAGTGTTGCAAAAGTAATAACAGAAATTAAAGCCGAGTTGGAATTGCGGCACGGTCCTTTGAAACGCGTCAGTGTCGCAGCGGCGGGACGAGCTTTAAAAACAGCAGAAGGCTCCATGGAAATCAATACTTCTGAGCATGCCATCATGTCGATGGAAGACGTGAATCGGCTGGAGCTTGGTGCTGTCCAGCAAGCCCAGCAAAAATTGTTACTATCTGACTCTGTGCCAATGGATGATTACTATTATTGTGTAGGCTATTCTGTCCTCCGGTATAAACTGGACGGTGAAGAAATTGGCAGCTTAATCGATCAGACGGGACAGTCTGCAAGTGTAGAAGTCATCGCGACTTTCCTTCCGCGAGTTGTGGTCGAATCTCTCCTGTCAGCCTTGAAGAGGGCTGAGCTGGAAATGGAAGCATTAACATTGGAACCGATTGCTGCGATTAATGTCCTGATTCCCCCTTCCATGAGAAGATTAAATGTGGCGCTAGTCGATATCGGGGCAGGCACTTCGGACATTGCGATTACAAACGATAATACCGTGACAGCATATGGGATGGTACCGATTGCGGGAGATGAAATTACCGAAGCACTCAGCAATCACTACTTGCTAGACTTCCCTGTCGCCGAACTGACAAAAAGAGAGCTGGCAGAAGAAGAAGTGACCATAACCGATATTCTGGGATTTGAACAACAGGTGGCCTCTGCGGAAGTCATCACGATTTTACAACCAGCAACAGAACGGCTCGCTCAAAGCATTTCAGAAGAGATCAGACGGTTGAATAACGGACGATCTCCACAAGCTGTCATGGTGGTCGGAGGCGGCAGTCTGACGCCCCGTTTGACCGATGAGCTGAGCCGCTGTCTGGAATTGCCTTTGAACCGGATTGGCATTAGAGGGTTGGATGCTTTATCAGGGGTCACTTATGCTGATGAAATTGAGTCCTCTCCGGCCTTAGTAACACCGATTGGCATTGCGATCGCGGCTCGAAGGGCACCAATTCATTACATGTCAGTCACAGTGAACGACAAGACAATCCGCTTATTTGAATTGAAGGAGATGTCAGTCGGGGACGCTCTTCTCGCAGCTAAAATTAAGCCAGGAGAACTATACGGCAAGCCAGGACTTGGAATGTCCGTCACCGTGAACAGCCAAACGATTATCATACCTGGAGAACATGGCACACCTTCGACATTGCTCGTGAATGGTAGACCCGCGAGTACAAAAGATTTATTATCAAATGGAGACCAGATCCAATTGACGCGAGGGGAAAACGGAGCAGACGCATCCGCTTCTGTGCGCGATTTAGTTGGGGACATACCCGCGAAACAAGTCATTTTCAATAACATGGAGAAGACCATTTCACCAACTATTTTACTCAATGGAGAGAAAGCAAGTGTAGATACTGCACTTCATGACAGAGATGAGATTCAAGTGATACAAAAAGAAACAATCACGGATTTGCTCGCTGAATGGGGCACCTTAGCTACTAGTCAAAACCCGGTCCAGCTGTTCGTCAACCAAAAAAGGATTCAAACCAAATATTCCGTAACGACAGCCTATCTCGTCGGAGGAAGAACTGTTTCCGAGTCGTATGTCGTAAAAGATGGAGATATCATCCAGACAGAGCCTATGACACTGCCAACCATTGAACAACTTGCACAAGAGGCAGGGGTCCATCTTTTCGACCAGGCTACAGTCAAATTCAATGGAGTGCCAGCAAACATTCGGAAGAAACGGTATGTCATCCGAATAAACGGCCAAGTTGTGGAGGAATCCGCACCCCCTGCACCTGGAGATAAGATTGAATTTGATGCTGTCGATCATGCCCCGATTGTCTTTAGTGATGTATTCGCTTTTGTCGAGTATGATCTGCCAACCACCGGGCCGACCCATTATCAATTGATGCGGAACGGAGAACCGATTGGTTTCTATGACCCGATTTTCAGCGGGGATGTACTAGAAATACGTTTCTCGGATAAACTGAACATCTAG
- the ytpR gene encoding YtpR family tRNA-binding protein has product MNAFYNPEGIGNVLLVQFIASKPKNMEVTSTNDVTLLKDEETGELAGLNLFNATEYVDIADNGQVEVTEKLVAELKNAMQKNDVAVEFTVDFSPKFVVGHVVSKEKHPNADKLSVCTVDIGDGTLQIVCGAPNVEAGQKVVVAKVGAVMPSGMVIRDAELRGVPSSGMICSAKELGLPNAPEVKGILVLSETAIPGEPFTNM; this is encoded by the coding sequence ATGAACGCATTTTATAATCCCGAAGGCATAGGCAATGTACTGCTCGTACAATTCATAGCGTCAAAGCCGAAAAACATGGAAGTGACTTCTACAAACGATGTCACTTTACTGAAGGATGAAGAGACAGGCGAACTGGCGGGGTTGAATTTATTCAATGCGACAGAATACGTAGACATCGCTGATAATGGACAAGTCGAGGTGACGGAAAAATTAGTCGCTGAATTAAAAAATGCCATGCAAAAGAACGATGTGGCGGTTGAATTCACGGTGGATTTCTCCCCTAAGTTTGTCGTGGGCCATGTTGTATCAAAAGAAAAGCACCCAAATGCCGACAAACTAAGCGTTTGTACTGTGGACATCGGCGATGGGACGCTGCAAATCGTTTGCGGGGCGCCGAATGTAGAGGCTGGCCAAAAGGTAGTCGTTGCAAAAGTCGGCGCTGTCATGCCTTCTGGCATGGTGATTCGCGATGCTGAATTGCGTGGTGTTCCTTCATCCGGAATGATTTGTTCCGCAAAAGAATTAGGCTTGCCGAACGCACCTGAAGTAAAAGGAATCCTCGTCCTATCGGAAACGGCAATTCCAGGAGAACCTTTCACTAACATGTAA
- a CDS encoding DUF1444 domain-containing protein, protein MKSEELVEVLKERLPSDSFQWRFDRKTDKVRLEHSGLGKGMDISLPEILAKYEEKKDLAVDEIVYTIQETFHAMEKEVKEGFNKDQPIYPVIRSTSFPVESSAGDRFITKDHTAETRIFYAIDLGTTYRLIDESMLESIGLTENEIIESALFKLRSLPTQYKKDEVAGNLFYFINNNDGYDASRILNSSFLKEMETKVEGHMTVSVPHQDVLIIGDLRNDTGYDVLAQMTMQFFTVGKVPITSLSFIYEQGKLEPIFIMAKNRIARKDGKKK, encoded by the coding sequence TTGAAATCTGAAGAGCTGGTAGAAGTACTGAAAGAGCGACTCCCTTCCGATAGTTTTCAATGGCGTTTCGATCGGAAGACCGATAAAGTCCGTTTGGAGCATAGTGGATTGGGAAAAGGAATGGATATTTCCTTACCGGAGATTTTAGCAAAATATGAGGAGAAGAAAGACTTGGCGGTGGATGAGATCGTCTATACCATTCAAGAGACCTTTCATGCAATGGAGAAGGAAGTGAAAGAGGGGTTCAATAAGGATCAGCCTATATACCCCGTCATTCGTTCAACCTCCTTTCCGGTTGAGTCTTCCGCTGGCGATCGGTTCATCACGAAAGATCACACAGCGGAAACACGGATCTTCTATGCAATCGATTTAGGGACAACCTACCGCCTGATTGATGAAAGCATGCTGGAATCAATCGGCTTGACGGAAAATGAAATTATCGAATCTGCTTTATTTAAGCTCCGCTCTCTTCCCACCCAATATAAAAAGGATGAAGTGGCGGGGAACCTGTTTTACTTTATCAACAACAATGACGGCTATGATGCCAGCAGAATTTTGAACAGTTCATTTCTCAAAGAGATGGAAACAAAAGTGGAAGGCCACATGACGGTGTCCGTTCCGCATCAAGATGTACTGATCATAGGAGACTTGCGAAATGATACCGGGTATGATGTTCTGGCCCAAATGACGATGCAGTTTTTTACTGTTGGTAAAGTGCCGATTACCTCGTTGTCATTCATTTACGAGCAAGGAAAGCTGGAGCCAATCTTTATCATGGCAAAAAATCGGATAGCTAGAAAGGACGGAAAGAAAAAATGA
- a CDS encoding DUF84 family protein, translated as MEFVIGSTNQAKVSAVHKVLQLHAPEFHLHEVKVPSGVKDQPIGDEETRQGAINRAMNAAAKFQGAIGIGLEGGVRMLEGQMYVCNWGALVLPDQTVFSAGGAQIPLPNEIADELKMGKELSAAVESYFNARGIQHSGGAMGMFTSHAVDRDALFEHVMQLLIGQFNYANQK; from the coding sequence ATGGAATTCGTCATTGGTTCTACAAATCAGGCTAAGGTGAGTGCTGTCCACAAGGTGCTTCAACTGCACGCCCCTGAGTTTCATCTTCACGAAGTAAAGGTGCCTTCGGGTGTGAAGGACCAGCCGATTGGTGATGAAGAAACAAGACAAGGAGCGATCAATCGCGCAATGAATGCGGCAGCAAAATTCCAAGGAGCCATAGGCATAGGACTGGAAGGTGGGGTCCGCATGCTGGAAGGGCAAATGTACGTCTGTAACTGGGGGGCACTCGTGTTGCCGGACCAAACCGTTTTTTCTGCAGGTGGAGCACAAATCCCTCTTCCAAATGAAATTGCGGATGAATTGAAAATGGGAAAAGAATTGAGCGCGGCAGTCGAAAGCTATTTCAATGCGAGAGGCATCCAGCATAGCGGAGGAGCCATGGGGATGTTTACGTCCCATGCAGTTGATCGGGATGCTTTGTTTGAACATGTTATGCAGTTGCTGATCGGCCAGTTCAATTATGCGAACCAAAAATGA
- a CDS encoding DUF948 domain-containing protein, whose product MVILLYLAAIVAAVAFLILCVSLAMTLGSLKTTLRSVSETLDGLTTQLEGVTTETTELLHKTNALAEDIQEKSQKLNSVVDAVKGVGESVSGLNSSVRRVTESITVEAERNSDKVAQVVQWSHVVLGIFDKVKDMKANTSKGWTVYKADTGQKKLPSPSDRFQ is encoded by the coding sequence TTGGTGATTTTGTTGTACCTAGCGGCGATTGTGGCTGCCGTGGCGTTTTTAATATTATGTGTGAGCCTTGCAATGACGTTAGGGTCATTGAAAACCACTTTGCGAAGTGTTTCGGAGACATTGGACGGGCTGACGACCCAATTGGAAGGTGTGACGACTGAAACGACGGAGCTGTTGCACAAGACAAATGCCCTTGCCGAAGATATTCAGGAGAAGTCTCAGAAGTTGAATTCTGTCGTCGATGCAGTAAAAGGGGTCGGCGAGTCGGTCAGCGGATTAAACAGCTCAGTCCGGCGGGTTACGGAGTCAATTACCGTAGAAGCCGAGCGAAATAGCGATAAAGTCGCGCAAGTCGTTCAATGGAGCCACGTGGTTCTGGGAATCTTCGACAAGGTGAAGGACATGAAAGCCAATACGTCAAAGGGTTGGACAGTGTATAAGGCGGATACAGGACAGAAAAAGCTGCCAAGCCCATCGGATCGCTTCCAATGA
- a CDS encoding bifunctional 3-deoxy-7-phosphoheptulonate synthase/chorismate mutase, giving the protein MRQNDLDELRGRVDELNIKILDLINERTAVVQEIGKVKEKQGVNRYDPIREREMLNFLKETNKGPLPNGVLEQIFKGIFLSALEIQEDEQRNALLVSRKRKPEDTVVDINGEKVGDGTPTFVFGPCAVESYEQVKAVADSIKAKGLTMMRGGAYKPRTSPYDFQGLGLEGLKILKRVSDETGLSIVTEIITPSHLEEAVDYIDVIQIGARNMQNFELLKEVGMLNKPVLLKRGLAATIDEFINAAEYIISKGNSNIMLCERGIRTYERATRNTLDISAVPILKQETHLPVFVDVTHSTGRKDLLLPTAKAAIAVGADGVMAEVHPDPAVALSDAAQQMDIQQFDEFYKEIQKFMNTYQTV; this is encoded by the coding sequence ATGAGGCAAAATGATTTAGATGAGTTGCGCGGACGTGTGGATGAATTAAACATCAAGATTTTGGATTTAATTAACGAGAGAACCGCTGTCGTGCAGGAGATCGGCAAAGTAAAAGAGAAGCAAGGTGTGAATAGATATGATCCGATCCGCGAGAGGGAAATGCTTAATTTCTTAAAGGAAACGAATAAAGGCCCGCTTCCAAACGGCGTCTTGGAGCAGATTTTTAAAGGCATCTTCCTGTCAGCACTGGAAATTCAAGAAGATGAGCAACGCAATGCACTGCTCGTTTCAAGGAAGCGCAAGCCGGAAGATACAGTTGTCGATATAAATGGAGAAAAGGTCGGCGACGGAACGCCAACTTTCGTTTTCGGTCCTTGTGCAGTCGAATCTTATGAACAAGTGAAGGCTGTTGCGGACTCCATTAAAGCGAAGGGCTTGACGATGATGAGAGGCGGAGCATACAAACCTCGTACGTCTCCATACGATTTCCAAGGCCTTGGCCTGGAAGGGCTTAAAATATTGAAGCGGGTTTCGGATGAGACAGGCCTGTCCATCGTCACCGAAATCATTACACCATCCCATTTGGAAGAAGCAGTGGATTACATTGATGTTATTCAAATCGGCGCACGCAACATGCAGAACTTTGAACTCCTGAAGGAAGTCGGAATGCTCAATAAACCGGTTCTGTTGAAACGGGGCCTTGCAGCGACGATCGATGAATTCATCAATGCAGCTGAATATATCATTTCAAAAGGGAATAGCAACATTATGCTTTGCGAACGCGGAATCCGTACATATGAACGGGCAACCCGCAATACACTGGACATTTCAGCAGTGCCGATCTTAAAGCAAGAAACGCATTTGCCTGTGTTCGTTGATGTCACCCACTCGACTGGGCGCAAGGATTTGCTGCTTCCAACAGCTAAGGCTGCTATTGCAGTAGGCGCTGATGGAGTTATGGCAGAAGTCCATCCGGATCCGGCTGTGGCCTTGTCTGATGCGGCACAACAGATGGATATCCAGCAATTCGATGAATTCTATAAGGAAATCCAGAAATTCATGAATACGTATCAAACAGTATAA
- a CDS encoding YtxH domain-containing protein, with amino-acid sequence MTDYNNSKPNYGDSAFQHQYYGDKQYKNTFGEPSNLPVNYSHYTNTDDFYKEEESSSAGSFLLGALVGGVIGAAAALFLAPKSGQEMREDFSEQASQLKNKSIELTSVAKDKATEFTAAAKDKTDGLTKTIQEQSGQLVDKVKSMANKTTIPMDDGTASSEGEEAMDYVENKAEENKEAAESNTTGNSNVVYDNSENFGEDKVTNQNHISVEKDK; translated from the coding sequence TTGACTGATTATAACAATTCAAAACCGAACTATGGGGATTCTGCTTTCCAACATCAGTATTATGGCGATAAACAATACAAGAACACTTTCGGGGAACCATCCAATTTACCGGTGAACTATTCCCATTACACGAACACGGATGATTTCTACAAGGAGGAAGAAAGTTCAAGCGCCGGCAGTTTTCTTCTCGGAGCACTTGTCGGAGGCGTAATCGGTGCGGCGGCGGCTTTGTTCTTAGCCCCTAAATCGGGACAAGAAATGCGGGAAGACTTTTCCGAACAGGCGTCCCAACTGAAAAACAAAAGCATCGAACTGACTTCGGTGGCGAAGGACAAAGCGACTGAATTTACTGCAGCAGCAAAGGACAAGACGGATGGATTGACTAAGACAATCCAAGAACAGTCTGGTCAGTTGGTTGATAAGGTGAAGTCGATGGCTAATAAAACTACTATACCGATGGATGATGGCACCGCTTCATCTGAAGGGGAAGAAGCGATGGATTACGTGGAAAACAAGGCGGAAGAAAATAAAGAAGCCGCTGAAAGCAACACAACAGGAAATAGTAATGTCGTCTATGACAATAGCGAGAACTTTGGAGAAGATAAGGTGACAAATCAAAATCATATTTCCGTGGAAAAAGATAAGTAA